The following are from one region of the Streptomyces rubrogriseus genome:
- a CDS encoding MFS transporter — MPLALLALAIGAFGIGTTEFVIMGLLPEVASDYGVSIPTAGYLVTGYALGVMLGAPLMTVLGTRVPRKRMLMLLMGLFIVGNLLSAVAPAFSVMLIGRVVASLAHGAFFGIGSVVAAGLVAPHKKAGAIAMMFTGLTVANVVGVPLGTLIGQTAGWRVTFAVVAALGVVGLAGVAKLVPDMPRAEGVRLRDEMAAFKNVQVLLAMAMTVLGFGGVFAAITYIAPMMTHVAGFADGSVTWLLVLFGLGMVGGNLVGGRFADRALMPMLYISLGALSVVLALFTLTAHDKIASAVTVVLIGALGFATVPPLQKRVLDHAHGAPTLASAVNIGAFNLGNALSAWLGGVVIAAGFGYTAPNWVGAVLAAAALVLAVLSAALERRGRDSGSVVAGSVPSTEQRAAAVRH; from the coding sequence ATGCCTCTCGCGCTTCTGGCCCTCGCGATCGGGGCCTTCGGGATCGGAACGACCGAGTTCGTGATCATGGGCTTGCTGCCCGAGGTCGCCAGCGACTACGGGGTCTCCATTCCCACCGCCGGCTACCTGGTGACCGGGTACGCGCTCGGTGTGATGCTCGGCGCCCCGCTGATGACCGTGCTCGGCACCAGGGTTCCGCGCAAGCGGATGCTCATGCTGCTGATGGGCCTGTTCATCGTCGGCAACCTGCTCTCCGCCGTCGCCCCCGCCTTCTCGGTCATGCTGATCGGCCGCGTGGTCGCCTCGCTCGCCCACGGCGCCTTCTTCGGCATCGGATCCGTCGTCGCGGCCGGCCTGGTCGCACCGCACAAGAAGGCCGGCGCCATCGCGATGATGTTCACCGGACTGACCGTCGCCAATGTCGTCGGCGTCCCGCTGGGCACGCTGATCGGGCAGACCGCCGGCTGGCGCGTCACCTTCGCCGTCGTGGCCGCGCTCGGCGTCGTCGGTCTGGCCGGCGTCGCCAAGCTGGTCCCCGACATGCCCAGGGCCGAAGGCGTGCGGCTGCGCGACGAGATGGCCGCGTTCAAGAACGTGCAGGTCCTGCTCGCGATGGCCATGACCGTCCTCGGCTTCGGCGGTGTCTTCGCGGCGATCACCTACATCGCGCCGATGATGACCCATGTCGCGGGCTTCGCCGACGGCTCGGTCACCTGGCTGCTGGTCCTCTTCGGCCTCGGCATGGTCGGCGGCAACCTCGTCGGCGGCCGGTTCGCCGACCGAGCCCTGATGCCCATGCTGTACATCTCCCTGGGCGCCCTGTCCGTCGTACTCGCCCTCTTCACCCTCACCGCGCACGACAAGATCGCGTCCGCCGTGACCGTCGTCCTGATCGGGGCCCTGGGCTTCGCCACCGTCCCGCCGCTGCAGAAGCGCGTCCTGGACCACGCACACGGCGCCCCGACGCTGGCCTCCGCGGTGAACATCGGCGCCTTCAACCTCGGCAACGCGCTCTCCGCCTGGCTGGGCGGGGTAGTGATCGCGGCAGGCTTCGGCTACACCGCCCCCAACTGGGTCGGCGCCGTTCTCGCCGCCGCCGCGCTGGTCCTCGCCGTCCTCTCGGCCGCCCTGGAACGGCGCGGAAGGGATTCGGGCTCAGTCGTCGCGGGTTCCGTCCCCTCCACCGAACAGCGGGCCGCCGCCGTCCGCCACTGA
- a CDS encoding MarR family winged helix-turn-helix transcriptional regulator encodes MTATDPALTALSQGWCALSLLHGRIEAHIERALQTGHDLSVREYSLLDVLSRQHDGDGGHLQMKQVADAVVLSQSATTRLVTRLEDRGLLERYLCPTDRRGIYTNVTAAGLQLLDEARPTNDTALREALDEAAANPDLAPLVRAVETLKAPVPA; translated from the coding sequence ATGACAGCGACGGACCCCGCGCTCACCGCCCTCTCCCAGGGCTGGTGCGCCCTCTCCCTGCTGCACGGGAGGATCGAGGCACACATCGAGCGCGCTCTGCAGACCGGGCACGACCTGAGCGTGCGCGAGTACTCCCTGCTCGACGTGCTCAGCCGCCAGCACGACGGCGACGGGGGACATCTGCAGATGAAGCAGGTCGCCGACGCCGTCGTCCTCAGCCAGAGCGCCACCACCCGGCTGGTCACCCGGCTCGAGGACCGTGGCCTGCTCGAGCGCTACCTGTGCCCCACCGACCGGCGCGGCATCTACACCAACGTGACCGCGGCGGGCCTGCAGCTGCTCGACGAGGCGCGGCCCACCAACGACACCGCCCTGCGCGAGGCCCTCGACGAGGCTGCGGCCAACCCCGACCTGGCCCCGCTGGTCCGGGCCGTGGAGACGCTGAAGGCACCGGTGCCCGCCTAG
- a CDS encoding GNAT family N-acetyltransferase, whose protein sequence is MGDLEIRPTTAEDLSAVVAMLADDPLGARRESPDDLGPYLAAFERLRVDPNQHLVVAVRDDRVVGTLQLTIVPGLSRRGATRSIIEGVRIHRDERGSGLGTQLIEWAIDESRRQSCHLVQLTSDKTRTDAHRFYERLGFEASHTGFKLQL, encoded by the coding sequence ATGGGAGATCTCGAAATACGCCCCACCACCGCCGAGGACCTCTCGGCGGTCGTCGCGATGCTCGCCGACGACCCGCTGGGCGCACGGCGCGAATCACCGGACGACCTGGGCCCGTATCTGGCCGCCTTCGAACGCCTCAGGGTTGATCCGAACCAGCATCTGGTGGTGGCCGTCCGCGACGATCGTGTCGTCGGCACGCTCCAGTTGACGATCGTCCCCGGACTGTCCCGGCGCGGCGCGACCCGTTCGATCATCGAAGGGGTACGCATCCACCGCGACGAACGCGGCAGCGGACTGGGCACACAGCTGATCGAGTGGGCGATCGACGAGTCCCGGCGGCAGAGCTGCCACCTGGTGCAGCTCACCTCGGACAAGACGCGTACCGACGCCCACCGCTTCTACGAGCGACTCGGCTTCGAGGCCTCGCACACGGGCTTCAAACTTCAGCTCTGA
- a CDS encoding serine hydrolase domain-containing protein, producing MTTSQGELLPTTRRALTHRIAVAQAEGRTPSLVAAVVRGGRAVWHGARTSVDGHGPDENVQYRIGSITKTFTAVLVLRLRDEGVLDLGDPLEEHLPGTGVGEATIAELLAHSGGLAAESPAPWWERTPGSLRPELADVLGKQPLLHPVGRRHHYSNPGYTLLGALVEKLRGAPWEEVLQREVLDPLELRRTGIRPSAPHAGGWAVHPWADVMLAEPVEDLGRMAPAGQLWSTTGDLARFAVFLTLGDDRVLGAETVREMRAPAAPAESADVVDGAAYGLGLQIQHRDGRLLVGHSGSLPGFLANLTIGVEDDVAAVVLTNCTSGPLLAGVGADLVRIVAEAEPRIPEPWRPLREVDSSVLELAGQWYWGTHAFALRLTSDGGVSLGPLSGQGRRSRFRANGDGSWTGLEGYYAGESLRAVRRPDGTVSHLDLGSFVFTRQPYDEGASVPGGVDPEGWRGIG from the coding sequence ATGACGACATCTCAGGGAGAGCTGCTCCCCACCACCCGGCGGGCGCTGACCCACCGGATCGCCGTGGCCCAGGCGGAAGGGCGAACGCCGTCACTCGTCGCCGCGGTGGTCCGGGGCGGGCGGGCGGTGTGGCACGGTGCGCGGACCTCGGTCGACGGGCACGGCCCGGACGAGAACGTGCAGTACCGGATCGGCTCGATCACCAAGACGTTCACCGCCGTCCTCGTCCTGCGGCTGCGCGACGAGGGCGTGCTCGACCTCGGGGATCCGCTGGAGGAGCACCTGCCGGGCACCGGGGTGGGGGAGGCAACGATCGCCGAACTGCTCGCGCACTCGGGCGGGCTGGCCGCCGAGTCACCGGCGCCCTGGTGGGAGCGGACACCGGGCTCGCTGCGCCCCGAACTCGCCGATGTGCTGGGCAAGCAGCCGCTCCTGCACCCGGTGGGCCGTCGGCACCACTACTCCAACCCCGGCTACACGCTGCTCGGCGCGCTGGTCGAGAAGTTGCGCGGCGCTCCGTGGGAAGAGGTGCTGCAACGGGAGGTGCTGGACCCGCTGGAGCTGCGGCGTACGGGTATCCGGCCCAGCGCCCCGCATGCCGGTGGCTGGGCAGTGCATCCATGGGCCGACGTGATGCTTGCCGAGCCTGTCGAGGACCTCGGGCGGATGGCCCCGGCCGGCCAGCTCTGGTCCACCACCGGGGACCTGGCGCGGTTCGCCGTCTTCCTGACGCTGGGGGACGACCGGGTGCTCGGGGCGGAGACCGTGCGGGAGATGCGGGCGCCCGCCGCCCCGGCCGAGTCCGCTGATGTGGTGGACGGCGCTGCCTACGGGCTGGGGCTGCAGATTCAGCACCGGGACGGGCGGCTGCTCGTCGGGCATTCCGGGTCCCTGCCGGGATTCCTGGCCAACCTCACCATCGGTGTGGAGGACGACGTGGCCGCGGTGGTGCTGACCAACTGCACCTCGGGGCCACTGCTCGCCGGGGTCGGGGCCGACCTCGTGCGCATTGTCGCCGAGGCTGAGCCCCGGATTCCCGAACCGTGGCGTCCACTGCGGGAGGTCGATTCCTCCGTACTGGAGTTGGCGGGGCAGTGGTACTGGGGGACGCATGCCTTCGCCCTGCGGCTGACGTCCGACGGAGGGGTTTCGCTGGGGCCACTGTCCGGTCAGGGCCGCCGCTCACGCTTCCGGGCGAACGGTGACGGCAGCTGGACGGGACTGGAGGGGTATTACGCGGGGGAGTCGTTGCGTGCGGTGAGGCGTCCGGACGGCACCGTCAGCCATCTGGATCTCGGATCGTTCGTCTTCACGCGTCAGCCGTACGACGAGGGCGCCTCCGTGCCGGGTGGAGTGGACCCGGAGGGATGGCGGGGGATCGGCTAG
- the dnaB gene encoding replicative DNA helicase: MSISEPLDDPWADSGPSDRLPASRRRGEGGRGRDEQHERGPDSGWDGGGASFERVPPQDLDAEQSVLGGMLLSKDAIADVVEILKGHDFYKPAHETVYQAILDVYAKGEPADPITIAAELTKRGEINKVGGASYLHTLVQTVPTAANAAYYAEIVHERAVLRRLVEAGTRITQMGYAADDDVDEIVNRAQAEIYAVTEQRTSEDYLPLGDIMEGALDEIEAIGSRSGEMTGVPTGFTDFDSLTNGLHPGQMIVIAARPAMGKSTLALDFARAASIKNNLPSVIFSLEMGRNEIAMRLLSAEARVALHHMRSGTMTDDDWTRLARRMPDVSAAPLYIDDSPNLSMMEIRAKCRRLKQRNDLKLVVIDYLQLMQSGGSKRAESRQQEVSDMSRNLKLLAKELEIPVIALSQLNRGPEQRTDKKPMVSDLRESGSIEQDADMVILLHREDAYEKESPRAGEADLIVAKHRNGPTATITVAFQGHYSRFVDMAQT, from the coding sequence GTGAGCATTTCCGAGCCCTTGGACGACCCGTGGGCCGACAGCGGCCCCAGTGATCGTCTGCCTGCTTCCCGCCGCCGCGGTGAGGGCGGCCGCGGCCGGGACGAACAGCACGAGCGCGGCCCGGACAGTGGGTGGGACGGTGGTGGCGCGTCCTTCGAGCGGGTGCCGCCGCAGGACCTGGACGCCGAGCAGTCCGTCCTCGGCGGGATGCTCCTGTCCAAGGACGCCATCGCCGACGTCGTCGAGATCCTCAAGGGCCACGACTTCTACAAGCCGGCCCACGAGACGGTCTACCAGGCCATCCTCGACGTCTACGCCAAGGGTGAGCCCGCCGACCCCATCACGATCGCCGCGGAGCTCACCAAGCGCGGGGAGATCAACAAGGTCGGCGGCGCCTCGTACCTGCACACCCTCGTCCAGACGGTGCCGACGGCCGCGAACGCCGCGTACTACGCGGAGATCGTGCACGAGCGGGCGGTGCTGCGCCGCCTGGTCGAGGCCGGCACCCGGATCACACAGATGGGGTACGCGGCCGACGACGACGTCGACGAGATCGTCAACCGCGCCCAGGCCGAGATCTACGCCGTCACCGAGCAGCGCACCAGCGAGGACTACCTGCCGCTCGGCGACATCATGGAGGGAGCGCTCGACGAGATCGAGGCGATCGGGTCGCGCAGCGGCGAGATGACCGGTGTGCCTACGGGCTTCACGGACTTCGATTCGCTGACCAACGGCCTGCACCCCGGGCAGATGATCGTCATCGCCGCACGTCCCGCGATGGGCAAGTCCACCCTGGCGCTGGACTTCGCGCGGGCCGCCTCGATCAAGAACAATCTGCCGAGCGTCATCTTCTCGCTCGAAATGGGACGCAACGAGATCGCGATGCGTCTGCTGTCCGCCGAGGCCCGCGTCGCGCTGCACCACATGCGGTCCGGCACGATGACGGACGACGACTGGACCCGGCTGGCGCGCCGGATGCCCGACGTCTCGGCCGCCCCCCTCTACATCGACGACTCCCCCAACCTGTCGATGATGGAGATCCGCGCCAAGTGCCGTCGCCTCAAACAGCGCAACGACCTCAAGCTGGTCGTCATCGACTACCTCCAGCTGATGCAGTCCGGTGGTTCGAAGCGCGCCGAGAGCCGGCAGCAGGAGGTCTCGGACATGTCCCGTAACCTCAAGCTGCTGGCGAAGGAGCTGGAGATCCCGGTCATCGCGCTCTCCCAGCTGAACCGTGGCCCAGAACAGCGCACCGACAAGAAGCCCATGGTCTCCGACCTGCGTGAGTCCGGTTCGATCGAGCAGGACGCCGACATGGTCATCCTGCTGCACCGCGAGGACGCCTACGAGAAGGAGTCACCGCGCGCGGGCGAGGCGGACCTGATCGTGGCCAAGCACCGTAACGGTCCGACGGCGACGATCACGGTCGCCTTCCAGGGCCACTACTCGCGCTTCGTGGACATGGCACAGACCTGA
- a CDS encoding MATE family efflux transporter, which yields MTQAPARTRTARRRHDREIVALAVPAFGALVAEPLFVMADSAIVGHLGTAQLAGLGIASALLTTAVSVFVFLAYATTAAVSRRVGAGDLQAAIRQGMDGIWLALLLGAVVVAVFLPAAPSLVELFGASDTAAPYATTYLRVSSLGIPAMLVVLASTGVLRGLQNTRTPLYVAVAGFIANAVLNVLLVYGAGLGIAGSAWGTVIAQCGMAAVYLWVVVRGARRHGASLRPDLAGIRASAQAGVPLLVRTLSLRAILMIATAVAARLGDADIAAHQIVLSLWSLLAFALDAIAIAGQAIIGRYLGADDAQGAREACRRMVEWGVAVGVVLGLLVVLSRPVFLPLFTGDSMVKDAALPALVIVAVAQPVCGVVFVLDGVLMGAGDGPYLAWAMLLTLAVFTPAALLVPTLGGGLTALWSAMTLMMAMRLVTLWLRTRSGRWIVTGATR from the coding sequence ATGACACAGGCCCCCGCGCGCACCCGGACCGCCCGGCGCCGGCACGACCGAGAGATCGTCGCGCTGGCCGTTCCGGCCTTCGGCGCGCTCGTCGCCGAGCCCCTCTTCGTCATGGCCGACAGCGCCATCGTCGGCCATCTCGGAACCGCTCAGCTCGCCGGACTCGGCATCGCCTCGGCCCTGCTCACCACGGCCGTCAGCGTGTTCGTCTTCCTGGCCTACGCCACCACCGCGGCCGTCTCGCGCCGCGTCGGCGCGGGCGACCTGCAAGCCGCGATCCGTCAGGGCATGGACGGCATCTGGCTGGCACTGCTGCTCGGCGCCGTCGTCGTCGCCGTCTTTCTGCCTGCGGCCCCCTCGCTCGTAGAACTTTTCGGCGCATCCGACACCGCGGCCCCCTACGCCACGACGTATCTGCGGGTTTCCTCCCTCGGCATCCCCGCCATGCTCGTGGTGCTGGCTTCGACCGGTGTCCTGAGGGGACTGCAGAACACCCGGACCCCTCTCTATGTGGCCGTGGCCGGCTTCATCGCCAACGCCGTCCTCAACGTCCTGCTCGTCTACGGCGCCGGACTCGGCATCGCGGGCTCCGCCTGGGGCACCGTCATCGCCCAGTGCGGCATGGCCGCGGTCTACCTGTGGGTGGTCGTCCGGGGGGCCCGACGACACGGTGCCTCCTTGCGCCCGGACCTGGCCGGCATCAGGGCTTCCGCTCAGGCCGGGGTGCCACTGCTGGTGCGCACGCTCTCCCTGCGGGCGATCCTCATGATCGCCACGGCCGTGGCGGCCCGCCTCGGTGACGCCGACATCGCCGCACATCAGATCGTCCTGTCCCTGTGGAGCCTGCTCGCGTTCGCCCTCGACGCCATCGCCATCGCGGGGCAGGCCATCATCGGCCGCTATCTGGGCGCGGACGACGCCCAGGGTGCGCGCGAAGCGTGTCGCAGGATGGTGGAGTGGGGCGTCGCGGTCGGGGTCGTACTGGGTCTGCTCGTGGTGCTGTCCCGCCCGGTGTTCCTGCCCCTGTTCACCGGCGACTCCATGGTCAAGGACGCCGCGCTGCCCGCGCTGGTCATCGTGGCCGTCGCACAACCGGTCTGCGGTGTGGTCTTCGTCCTGGACGGGGTCCTCATGGGTGCGGGCGACGGCCCCTATCTTGCCTGGGCCATGCTGCTCACTCTGGCGGTCTTCACTCCCGCGGCGCTCCTCGTCCCGACGCTCGGCGGAGGGCTCACCGCCCTGTGGTCAGCCATGACGCTGATGATGGCGATGCGTCTGGTGACGTTGTGGCTGCGTACCCGATCGGGACGCTGGATCGTCACCGGGGCGACGCGCTGA
- the rplI gene encoding 50S ribosomal protein L9: MKIILTHEVSGLGAAGDVVDVKDGYARNYLIPRKFAIRWTKGGEKDVAQIRRARKIHEIQTIEQANQVKAQLEGVKVRLAVRSGDAGRLFGSVTPADVASAIKAAGGPEVDKRRIELGSPIKTLGAHETSVRLHPEVDAKVSIEVVAA; encoded by the coding sequence ATGAAGATCATCCTCACCCACGAGGTTTCCGGCCTCGGTGCCGCGGGCGACGTCGTCGACGTCAAGGACGGTTACGCTCGCAACTACCTGATCCCGCGGAAGTTCGCTATCCGCTGGACCAAGGGTGGCGAGAAGGACGTGGCGCAGATCCGTCGCGCTCGCAAGATCCACGAGATCCAGACCATCGAGCAGGCCAACCAGGTGAAGGCCCAGCTCGAGGGTGTGAAGGTCCGTCTGGCCGTCCGCTCCGGCGACGCCGGTCGTCTCTTCGGTTCCGTCACCCCGGCCGACGTCGCTTCGGCGATCAAGGCCGCCGGTGGCCCCGAGGTCGACAAGCGCCGCATCGAGCTGGGCTCGCCGATCAAGACCCTGGGCGCCCACGAGACGTCCGTGCGTCTGCACCCCGAGGTTGACGCCAAGGTCAGCATCGAGGTCGTCGCTGCCTGA
- the rpsR gene encoding 30S ribosomal protein S18 has translation MAKPPVRKPKKKVCAFCKDKVTYVDYKDTNMLRKFISDRGKIRARRVTGNCTQHQRDVATAVKNSREMALLPYTSTAR, from the coding sequence ATGGCTAAGCCGCCTGTGCGCAAGCCGAAGAAGAAGGTCTGCGCGTTCTGCAAGGACAAGGTCACGTACGTGGACTACAAGGACACGAACATGCTGCGGAAGTTCATTTCCGACCGCGGCAAGATCCGTGCCCGCCGCGTGACCGGCAACTGCACCCAGCACCAGCGCGACGTCGCCACGGCCGTGAAGAACAGCCGTGAGATGGCGCTGCTGCCCTACACCTCCACCGCGCGATAA
- a CDS encoding single-stranded DNA-binding protein: protein MAGETVITVVGNLVDDPELRFTPSGAAVAKFRVASTPRTFDRQTNEWKDGESLFLTCSVWRQAAENVAESLQRGMRVIVQGRLKQRSYEDREGVKRTVYELDVDEVGASLRSATAKVTKTSGQGRGGQGGYGGGGGQGGGGWGGGPGGGQQGGGALADDPWATGGAPAGGQQGGGGQGGGGWGGGSGGGGGYSDEPPF from the coding sequence ATGGCAGGCGAGACCGTCATCACGGTCGTCGGCAATCTTGTCGACGACCCCGAGCTGCGCTTCACCCCGTCCGGTGCGGCCGTCGCGAAGTTCCGCGTCGCGTCGACTCCCCGCACCTTCGACCGCCAGACGAACGAGTGGAAGGACGGCGAAAGCCTCTTCCTGACCTGCTCGGTCTGGCGTCAGGCGGCGGAGAACGTCGCCGAGTCGCTCCAGCGAGGCATGCGCGTCATCGTGCAGGGCCGGCTGAAGCAGCGGTCCTACGAGGACCGTGAGGGCGTCAAGCGCACGGTCTACGAGCTGGACGTCGACGAGGTCGGCGCCAGCCTGCGCAGCGCCACGGCCAAGGTCACCAAGACCTCCGGCCAGGGCCGCGGCGGCCAGGGCGGTTACGGCGGCGGTGGCGGCCAGGGTGGCGGCGGCTGGGGCGGCGGCCCCGGTGGCGGCCAGCAGGGCGGCGGCGCGCTAGCCGACGACCCCTGGGCGACCGGTGGTGCTCCCGCCGGTGGCCAGCAGGGCGGTGGCGGCCAGGGTGGCGGCGGCTGGGGCGGTGGCTCCGGCGGCGGTGGCGGCTACTCGGACGAGCCCCCCTTCTAA
- the rpsF gene encoding 30S ribosomal protein S6, with the protein MRHYEVMVILDPDLEERSVSPLIENFLSVVRDGGGKVEKVDTWGRRRLSYEIKKKPEGIYSVIDLQAEPAVVKELDRQMNLNESVLRTKVLRPEMH; encoded by the coding sequence ATGCGTCACTACGAGGTGATGGTCATCCTCGACCCCGATCTCGAGGAGCGCTCTGTCTCCCCGCTGATCGAGAACTTCCTCTCTGTCGTCCGTGACGGCGGCGGAAAGGTCGAGAAGGTCGACACCTGGGGCCGTCGTCGTCTCTCGTACGAGATCAAGAAGAAGCCCGAGGGCATCTACTCGGTCATCGACCTGCAGGCCGAGCCTGCGGTCGTCAAGGAGCTCGACCGCCAGATGAACCTGAACGAGTCGGTCCTCCGGACCAAGGTCCTCCGTCCCGAGATGCACTGA
- the femX gene encoding peptidoglycan bridge formation glycyltransferase FemX: MSLTLRTISREQHLAYIQSLPAASHMQVPAWADVKAEWRSENLGWFDDRTGELVGVGLVLYRQLPKIKRYLAYLPEGPVINWFAPNLQDWMEPMLAHLKQQGAFSVKMGPPVIIRRWDATSIKKGIQDPDVKRLRDIEADHIEPRAFEVADKLRRMGWQQGEDGGAGFGDVQPRYVFQVPLANRSLEEVHKNFNQLWRRNIKKAEKAGVEVVQGGYHDLEEWQRLYEITAVRDHFRPRPLSYFQRMWAALNNEDPNRMRLYFARHNGVNLSAATMLVVGGHVWYSYGASDNIGREVRPSNAMQWAMLRDSYALGATVYDLRGISDSLDESDHLFGLIQFKVGTGGQAAEYLGEWDFPLNKLLHKALDIYMSRR; the protein is encoded by the coding sequence ATGAGCCTGACCCTGAGGACCATCAGTCGCGAGCAGCATCTGGCCTACATCCAGAGCCTGCCGGCGGCGAGTCACATGCAGGTCCCGGCATGGGCGGACGTCAAGGCGGAATGGCGCTCGGAGAACCTCGGCTGGTTCGACGACCGCACCGGTGAGCTGGTCGGTGTGGGTCTGGTCCTGTACCGGCAGCTGCCCAAGATCAAGCGTTACCTCGCGTACCTGCCCGAGGGCCCGGTCATCAACTGGTTCGCGCCGAACCTCCAGGACTGGATGGAGCCGATGCTGGCGCACCTCAAGCAGCAGGGCGCCTTCTCCGTGAAGATGGGCCCGCCGGTGATCATCCGGCGCTGGGACGCGACGTCGATCAAGAAGGGCATCCAGGACCCGGACGTCAAGCGACTGCGGGACATAGAGGCGGACCACATCGAGCCGCGCGCGTTCGAAGTGGCCGACAAGCTGCGCCGCATGGGCTGGCAGCAGGGCGAGGACGGCGGCGCCGGCTTCGGCGACGTGCAGCCCCGTTACGTCTTCCAGGTGCCGTTGGCCAACCGCTCCCTGGAAGAGGTCCACAAGAACTTCAACCAGCTGTGGCGCCGCAACATCAAGAAGGCCGAGAAGGCCGGTGTCGAGGTCGTCCAGGGCGGCTACCACGACCTCGAGGAGTGGCAGCGCCTGTACGAGATCACGGCCGTGCGCGACCACTTCCGGCCGCGCCCGCTGTCGTACTTCCAGCGCATGTGGGCGGCCCTCAACAACGAGGACCCCAACCGCATGCGGCTGTACTTCGCCCGGCACAACGGGGTCAACCTGTCGGCGGCGACCATGCTGGTCGTCGGCGGACACGTCTGGTACTCCTACGGCGCCTCCGACAACATCGGTCGCGAGGTCCGGCCGTCGAACGCCATGCAGTGGGCCATGCTCCGCGACTCCTACGCGCTGGGCGCCACCGTCTACGACCTGCGCGGCATCTCCGACTCGCTGGACGAGAGCGACCACCTCTTCGGCCTGATCCAGTTCAAGGTGGGTACGGGCGGTCAGGCGGCCGAGTACCTCGGCGAGTGGGACTTCCCGCTGAACAAGCTGCTCCACAAGGCGCTCGACATCTACATGTCGCGCCGCTGA
- a CDS encoding alanine racemase, whose amino-acid sequence MALTLYVDTARWRAHHKHVQEQFPGLVPVCKGNGYGFGHERLAEEATRLGSDVLAVGTTYEAARIKDFFGGDLLVLTPYRRGEEPVPLPDRVVRSVSSIDGVYGLVGARVVIEVMSSMKRHGISEQDLPQLHAAIENVRLEGFAIHLPLDRTDGSDAVEEVIGWMDRLRAARLPLHTMFVSHLKADELARLQQQFPQTRFRARIGTRLWLGDHEATEYRGAVLDVTRVAKGERFGYRQQKAASDGFLVVVAGGTSHGVGLEAPKALHGVMPRAKGVARAGLATVNRNLSPFVWSGKQRWFAEPPHMQVSILFVPSDASEPQVGDELVAHLRHTTTQFDRILDR is encoded by the coding sequence ATGGCGCTCACGCTCTACGTCGACACCGCGCGCTGGCGGGCGCACCACAAGCACGTGCAGGAGCAGTTCCCCGGACTGGTCCCGGTCTGCAAGGGCAACGGCTACGGATTCGGTCACGAGCGGCTGGCGGAGGAGGCAACGCGGCTGGGCTCGGACGTGCTGGCCGTCGGCACCACCTACGAGGCCGCCCGGATCAAGGACTTCTTCGGCGGCGACCTCCTGGTCCTCACGCCGTACCGCCGCGGTGAGGAGCCCGTTCCGCTGCCCGACCGGGTCGTGCGCTCGGTGTCGTCCATCGACGGGGTGTACGGCCTGGTGGGCGCGCGCGTGGTCATCGAGGTGATGTCCTCGATGAAGCGGCACGGCATCAGCGAGCAGGACCTGCCGCAGCTGCACGCCGCCATAGAGAACGTCCGGCTGGAGGGCTTCGCCATCCACCTGCCGCTGGACCGTACCGACGGCTCGGACGCCGTCGAGGAGGTCATCGGCTGGATGGACCGGCTGCGCGCGGCCCGGCTGCCGCTGCACACCATGTTCGTCAGCCATCTCAAGGCCGACGAACTGGCCCGGCTCCAGCAGCAGTTCCCGCAGACGCGCTTCCGCGCCCGGATCGGCACCCGGCTGTGGCTGGGAGACCATGAGGCCACCGAGTACCGCGGTGCGGTCCTGGACGTCACGCGCGTCGCCAAGGGCGAGCGGTTCGGCTACCGGCAGCAGAAGGCCGCCTCGGACGGCTTCCTGGTGGTCGTGGCGGGCGGCACGTCGCACGGCGTGGGGCTGGAGGCCCCGAAGGCGCTGCACGGCGTCATGCCGCGTGCCAAGGGGGTCGCCCGGGCCGGCCTCGCCACGGTCAACCGGAATCTCTCGCCGTTCGTCTGGAGCGGCAAGCAGCGTTGGTTCGCCGAGCCGCCGCACATGCAGGTGTCGATCCTGTTCGTTCCCTCGGACGCGTCGGAGCCCCAGGTGGGTGACGAACTGGTGGCCCACCTTCGGCACACCACCACGCAGTTCGACCGCATCCTCGACCGCTAG